The genomic segment aaataaaacacGTTTATTTGCTGGTCACTGTTTAAGCCATGAAATACAATTCCACACTGATGATACTTTAGTGGTTAGTAGTCCATACTAGCTTACCAAAAACTAACTTACCATTAGGAAAATGAccacatacacatgtatacacacttgaaTTGCCTTCTCACTGTACCTAATGCCCAGTTTTGACCACTGGATGCGGAAGTCTAAAATCCCCTTATGGGTGAAATGTGCACAGCCTACAGAGACCCATGTAGACAATAAAgcaaggttttattttctttatgtaacAAACGCTGCAGTTTAGTATTTAAACCTGCAGTTAATGGTGACCCTTTTATGCAGACATGAATATGAATCTGGGAAGAAGCTGGGAGACcggggcagaggcagcaggcctggctcctgctgggtggtGTTATTCCTGTTATTACTGACTGGAACCAACAGTGTTTCTTCTGATACACAGCCCTCataataaaatcacattttccaGAAGAAGTATTATTCATAATACACTCAGAATCACTGATTGCTGTTTCTTCGTCTTTTTTTCCTTGACTGTGTAGGTGTTTCAGTCTCTTGTGTTTGTTCTTTTATGCCAGATAAGGGCTGTTTGAAAACTATTTCATTATCTTCATCATCATTCATTTCAGCCACTTCAGATTTTCGTTTATCCAAAAATGTTGGTGTACAAACTGGTGTGGGGCCCTAAATTCAACAAGAAATAATACATAAATGTGGGAAGATATGAGGACTATTTTACCCCTCCCTCCTATTTTTACAAGTTGTGCAGTGTTACTTCAGGCCTATTTCCATCTTTCAGTGACATAATCACACAGGAACGAGTTTAGGTGCTTATCAAACTTAGTATAAAAAAGTCACAATCGATTGTAATATAATATGCTCCATTATAGGGTATGAGGTAGAAAAccttgatcttatatttataaaaacagtggCCTCCTCTCTCCTAACTCACTTTGCTTAAGAGGTACAAAGTGCAATAGTAAACTCACAACGATAACTTTTGCTTGTAAACTCACAGTATCTGCTGAAGTCACAAATTAAATGTGAgaaaaatttttctaaatatttttattgattacagagagaaagggggagggagagagagatagaaacatcaatgatgaggagaatcattgatcagctgcctcctgcactccccctactggggatcaagcccacaacctgggcatgtgcccctgagcagaatcgaacctggggaccctttagtccccaggcccagctctatccactgagccaaaacggctagggctaAATGTGAAATTTTAACAAACTGTCAGTAGCAGGAACTGTTTCTCCTCTTTTGAATTATACTACCTGATTCTCAAAATACTAACGACAATTTTACCTGGCTATCCACAGTATTCTCAGGAGTTTCAGGGGTGGCTGAagccttctccttttcctccttagGTAAAGCCTTCAATAAAGTTTAAGAAACGTCATCAATTTGTATACTTAACAGTTTTAGTAATTTGAATATATTTACCCACTTATCTTCCCCTAACACCTGGcatgcaataaaagaaaaatcttaccTGTCCATTTGTGGATTTCTGAAGGTTGGTGTTTGAAGcgttgcttttcttctttttcctacgTAAAACCTTAAGTAAACACAAAGAAGTTATTACCTGGCAGTATCACATATTTACGTTTTTAACTTACCGTTAGATCCTTACACATGTTATCAGCAGATCCTTCCTAAATGAGAAAGcatttcaatttaaaaagcaaaatccaCAAACATAGTGAGTGAGCTCCAGTAAAGGGCAAACAGTAAAGAGGGGCCGAGTTGGGGGACGGGCAGAGCTGTGGGATGAAGTGAGGCTGAGACCGGAGCTGGCCTGGCGTCCTGCTTTAGAGGACCAGCTCCCAGATGGTTCGTAAGAGGACCAGGGCCTGCTGCCGGGGACACAGTGATTTTTAAACACAAGCTGTTAAAGACTGTTTGGGATTTAGGCAAAGGATCAACAATCGGAACTGGGCCAAAGGGCGTACTCAGTCTTCTAGTTTCTGGATAAGGCTAAAAGACCTAATAAACTTAGGAAGAGATGCCATCCATCTCTTCCCAACAAATTAGCTGTTTGAAAATAAGCTGAAAGGGTCTGTGAAAGATCCAAACCAACCTCAGAATTTAGAGAAGAAATAAGATCGTCACCTATCCTAGCCACCCGAGTGGCCTGCACTTGTCTCGTAGTGGAAGGCACAGCTCTCTCCCGGGAAAGCGGAGGGAGAACCAGCGAGCAAGGGCACGGGGACTGAGTGACATCTGTGCTGACGCAGCTTCATGCCAGCAGGCTCGCTATATTCTAACCCTGCTCACTTAATTCACAGATGACGCTGCTGAAATCTGATATGCACTTTATCTccaatttaaaagaacaaaaaccaaaatTTTAACTGGAATGGCATAAAAAGGGTGGCCAATTTATAGTCTTTATGTTTACCGATACCATGTAATACCAAACTTCATTTAATTCTGGTAAGGACACTTTTAATGCAATCTAGAAGCATTATGGTTTGGGTTAAAGGGTGGTGTAACTTCAATAATTTAAAACAGATCATGAAAAACCTCATCCCTTTCTGAAATTTCCTTTTCTATACAATGTCGATCATTGGATCTGGTCTGACACACTTTAGGAAGAACTTACAATGCAGTGCCTCAAAAATTTAGTCAAACCCTAGTATGTGGTCAGCACTGAGCTAGATACTTTATAGAGAAAACCATAATCATGTTACAGCTACTGAGATACAAAGCCCACCTCcaagaagaaaaacacaaaatatatattttctgaagaAATATTTACCAATGAAGGAAAATCATAATTAATCCCCTTCTTAGCTAGTCTCTTCCtgagtaatttttctttctttctaaatcgCTCCTCCATCCGCAGCTTTTCAAGAAGGGTCCGGTTCTGATTATACCGTTTCACTGCTGGGAAAGACGGGTTCTTAAACGGAAGATGCCACTCTCTAAAAAGTTCCGCATGTACTTTCTCAGGTGGCATAAAATGACCTATAtgcaaaaaagaaacaagttttCAACCGAGTGGGAGGGGCACAGCATAGCATGGATCCACATGTGCAGTCCTCTGACACCTTTTGGCTCACCTCAACCCTTCCTCTCCTTCATTTCTGTGAATGAACCCATGCCGTCAGCAAGGCTGCTGGGACTGTCACGGCAGGAGGAACCAAAATGAAGAGAGGCCGGAGAGATGCCTCCTGGGCAGCCTCATCAGCTGCCTGATAAGATGTGCCTGACTTGGGTACCTGGATGCCCACCCCCCGCACCCAGAAACGTAACTCTgcctctgaagggccctgggacCCAGACAGGGCTGCGCTGGGATGTCAAGCCGGCGGTGCCGGTTTCTGTAGGTGAACTTCTAGTCTGGTGCTGTCATGGTTTCTCTGGTAGAAGAGCTGCACCGTCTGAACTGTGACTCCCCCCTTCACTGTTACCCTATCTAGAACCCATTAATGGTCTCCGACTGTCCTCAGGACACTTATCGAACTCCCGGATTTATAAGGATTCAAAGACCTGGCCTCCCCTCATCTTCTCCCTCATCTCTTGCTCTTCTCCTCAGTCCCTCATAGGCAGATACTGCTAGTCACCTCTAGCTTTGCATTTGCTGTCCGCTCGGCCAGGATCTCAATCTTCATCCCCTCCCCTGAACCTGGCTCACTCCTCTTTAAACTTCAGATTTTAATCTAAAtacttcctcagggaagccttccACAGCCCTTTAAGGTGGGTTAGTCGCTCTTCCTATCTGCTCCTAAAATCACTCCCCAATTCCATCTCGGCACAAACACAGCTCAGTCtggtttagattttaaaattctaattagaACTGATCTTGCACCATCCTTAAGGGGATCCTCCAGAAATGATGTGGGATGTCCGAGTAGCTGAGCAATCTGTCCTTCACACCACAGCCACCCATCAACAGCAGGTAACCAGGCCCAAGGGAAGACAAGTGCACTTACACTTCAAGAGCCTTTCACCAAAAAGGTAGTTGTTCATTGTTTCAGCAACTATCTTGGCAACATCTTCAGATTCAAATTCCACAAAGGCATAACCTTTGCTATTTCCAGTCTGCAATTAAAAAATCCGCCACAAAAACAATTAAACTCTAATACATCACTGAACTGCTAAAATGCCATTAATTTAAATAATCACATCAGCCCCATTAGCACATAACATCATGGCA from the Myotis daubentonii chromosome 7, mMyoDau2.1, whole genome shotgun sequence genome contains:
- the NIFK gene encoding MKI67 FHA domain-interacting nucleolar phosphoprotein, which encodes MAVFAGPAQPLLSLNPQEDDKFHKEVAQARRRATKKQKQEKEKLTPGVIYVGHLPPALYETQIRAYFSQFGTVTRFKLSRSKRTGNSKGYAFVEFESEDVAKIVAETMNNYLFGERLLKCHFMPPEKVHAELFREWHLPFKNPSFPAVKRYNQNRTLLEKLRMEERFRKKEKLLRKRLAKKGINYDFPSLVLRRKKKKSNASNTNLQKSTNGQALPKEEKEKASATPETPENTVDSQGPTPVCTPTFLDKRKSEVAEMNDDEDNEIVFKQPLSGIKEQTQETETPTQSRKKRRRNSNQ